In Rissa tridactyla isolate bRisTri1 chromosome 8, bRisTri1.patW.cur.20221130, whole genome shotgun sequence, one genomic interval encodes:
- the LOC128913423 gene encoding LOW QUALITY PROTEIN: acyl-coenzyme A synthetase ACSM4, mitochondrial-like (The sequence of the model RefSeq protein was modified relative to this genomic sequence to represent the inferred CDS: substituted 1 base at 1 genomic stop codon) codes for MKILLEFQVLRSPWSIQTLCRLFHQYHNTFAPLNFSDYEAISRCEQEVPEYFNFASDVLDKWSQIEKERKGPSNPALWWINGKGDEMKWSFEELGFLSQKVANMLSGPCGLQRGDRVLVILPRIPEWWLLNVACMRTGVIIIPGTTQLTAQDICYRLLASRAKCIITMDVLAPAVDSVASKCQFLKTKLIVSESGRAEWLNFSSLLKAAPAVHTCVKTKSQDPMTIYFTSGTTGPPKMVEHSYGSFGLGFFLCGRYWMNLTPSDIMWNVSDTAWVKAAIGSIFGPWFQGTCVFVHAMPQFDPRAILNTLCRYPVTTLCSAPTAYRMLVQHDLTRYAFKMLKHCVTGGEPLNSEVMAQWKSQTGLTIYEGYGXTEIGMICANMKGMKIKPGSLGKAAPPYDVQIIDENGSVLPPGKEGDIAVKMDAKRPFMFFTRYVDDPVKTASTIRGNFYITGDRGSMDEDGYIWFMGRSDDVIISSGYRIGPFEIESALIQHPAVVESAVVSSPDPIRGEVVKAFVILSPSFKSQDPKKLACELQDHVKKVTAPYKYPRKIEFVQQLPKTITGKIRRNELRNKEWGLSFDKQSKKA; via the exons ATGAAGATTTTACTTGAATTTCAAGTGTTGCGGTCCCCATGGAGCATCCAGACACTCTGCAGATTATTCCACCAGTATCACAACACTTTTGCACCTTTAAATTTCTCCGATTATGAAGCTATCAGTCGTTGTGAACAGGAAGTACCTGAGTACTTTAATTTTGCAAGTGATGTGCTGGACAAGTGGTCTCAAATAGAAAAG GAACGAAAGGGACCATCAAACCCAGCGCTTTGGTGGATAAATGGGAAAGGAGATGAAATGAAATGGAGCTTTGAAGAGCTGGGCTTCCTGTCCCAAAAAGTGGCCAACATGCTCTCTGGCCCGTGTGGCCTGCAAAGAGGAGACCGAGTTTTAGTGATTCTACCCCGAATTCCAGAGTGGTGGCTGCTGAACGTGGCTTGTATGCGAACAG GTGTTATAATCATCCCAGGGACAACACAACTGACAGCACAAGACATTTGCTATAGATTGCTGGCTTCCAGGGCTAAGTGCATTATTACAATGGATGTGCTTGCACCTGCAGTGGACTCAGTTGCATCCAAGTGCCAGTTTCTGAAAACGAAGCTAATTGTATCAGAAAGTGGCAGGGCTGAGTGGCTGAACTTCAGCAGTTTGCTCAA ggctgcCCCCGCTGTCCATACCTGCGTGAAGACAAAAAGCCAGGATCCAATGACAATCTATTTTACCAGTGGCACCACGGGCCCTCCCAAAATGGTTGAACATTCCTATGGCAGCTTtggcctgggtttttttctctgtggaag ATACTGGATGAATTTGACTCCCTCAGACATCATGTGGAACGTGTCAGATACTGCTTGGGTAAAGGCAGCTATTGGGAGCATTTTTGGTCCGTGGTTCCAGGGCACGTGTGTTTTTGTACATGCCATGCCACAGTTTGATCCAAGAGCAATCTTAAAT acCTTGTGCAGATACCCAGTGACCACTCTGTGCAGTGCCCCAACTGCCTACCGCATGCTGGTGCAGCATGACCTCACCAG GTATGCATTCAAGATGCTGAAGCACTGTGTGACCGGAGGGGAACCACTCAACTCAGAAGTGATGGCACAGTGGAAAAGCCAAACAGGACTGACTATCTATGAAGGCTACGGCTAAACCGAAATT GGAATGATATGTGCGAAtatgaaaggaatgaaaattaaGCCAGGTTCCTTGGGAAAGGCAGCTCCCCCCTACGATGTTCAG ATTATAGATGAAAATGGCAGTGTTCTGCCTCCTGGGAAAGAAGGAGACATTGCTGTCAAAATGGATGCCAAGCGGCCATTTATGTTTTTCACTCGATACGTG GATGATCCAGTGAAAACTGCTTCCACAATCCGTGGGAACTTCTATATCACAGGAGACAGAGGGAGCATGGATGAGGATGGATACATATGGTTTATGGGGAGATCTGATGATGTCATCATCTCCTCTGG GTATCGTATCGGACCATTTGAAATAGAGAGTGCCCTGATACAGCACCCAGCTGTCGTTGAGTCAGCTGTCGTCAGCAGCCCAGATCCCATCAGAGGAGAG GTGGTAAAAGCTTTTGTGATCTTGTCTCCTTCCTTTAAGTCACAAGATCCAAAGAAACTGGCCTGTGAATTGCAAGATCATGTCAAGAAAGTCACTGCTCCGTACAAGTACCCCAGAAAG ATTGAATTTgtccagcagctgccaaagacaATCACTGGGAAAATCAGACGGAATGAACTGAGGAACAAGGAGTGGGGACTTAGTTTTGATAAGCAATCTAAAAAAGCCTAA